A genomic stretch from Arachis stenosperma cultivar V10309 chromosome 3, arast.V10309.gnm1.PFL2, whole genome shotgun sequence includes:
- the LOC130966070 gene encoding uncharacterized protein LOC130966070, producing MEPEIINNNPSSAAAATQASPSACLHTNFASQTKTRVRQLQLQLKSIKKTGPASDYLLQIKKVVGALATVGAPLTDAEYTNVILDGLNEDYQLFLTYVTAKDPPYSIPDLEALLMAQEDIVERFKKPELSMVQVNFTQSQPSTQTNFDFGYARNTPPTPNRGTYGRRGRGGRTNHGGRGSWNSNRPQCQICGKLGAYC from the exons ATGGAGCCAGAAATTATCAACAATAATCCATCATCTGCTGCTGCTGCTACTCAAGCATCACCATCTGC CTGCCTTCACACCAACTTTGCATCACAAACAAAAACTCGTGTTAGGCAACTTCAACTGCAATTGAAATCGATCAAGAAGACTGGTCCAGCATCTGATTATCttcttcaaataaaaaaagTGGTGGGTGCACTCGCCACTGTTGGAGCTCCTCTAACTGATGCAGAATACACCAATGTCATTTTAGATGGATTAAATGAAGATTATCAATTATTCTTGACATATGTCACTGCAAAAGATCCACCCTATTCCATTCCAGACCTTGAAGCTCTCTTGATGGCTCAAGAAGACATTGTGGAGAGGTTCAAGAAACCAGAACTCTCAATGGTACAGGTCAATTTCACTCAATCCCAACCTTCTACTCAGACTAATTTTGATTTTGGCTATGCAAGAAACACACCGCCTACACCTAATAGAGGCACTTATGGTCGAAGAGGGCGTGGAGGAAGAACAAATCATGGAGGTAGAGGTTCTTGGAACTCAAATCGGCCACAATGTCAAATTTGTGGCAAGCTAGGGGCATATTGCTAG